The Nicotiana tabacum cultivar K326 chromosome 14, ASM71507v2, whole genome shotgun sequence genome contains a region encoding:
- the LOC107781046 gene encoding NADP-dependent alkenal double bond reductase P2-like encodes MEVKNKYVAIKSNINGALEESDFEIKVENLSLRVEPESKEVIVKNLFLSIDPYQINRMKSQSSSQAAISFAAAIIPGDAIDTYGVGRVLVSHRPDFKKDDLVAGLLTWGEYTRVKEGSLLNKLEILGFPLSYHVGVFGFSGLAAYGGFFDVCKPKPGEKVFVSAASGSIGNLVGQYAKLLGCYVVGSAGSQEKVKLLKETLGFDDAFNYKQETDLKSALKRCFPQGIDVYFDNVGGKMLEAAVANMNSFGRVAVCGVISEYTNVSTRAAPEMLDIVYKRITIQGFLAADLMKVYADFLSKTVEYLQAGKLKAIEDVSQGVESIPSAFIGLFRGDNIGKKIVKVADE; translated from the coding sequence ATGGAAGTAAAGAACAAGTATGTAGCAATAAAATCCAACATAAATGGTGCACTAGAAGAATCAGACTTTGAGATAAAAGTCGAAAACCTCTCCCTTAGAGTAGAGCCTGAGTCTAAGGAGGTTATTGTCAAGAATCTGTTTTTATCAATTGATCCATATCAAATAAACCGGATGAAGAGCCAAAGTTCGTCACAAGCAGCTATAAGTTTTGCAGCTGCCATTATTCCCGGGGATGCCATTGACACTTATGGTGTGGGAAGAGTGTTAGTTTCTCATCGGCCCGACTTCAAGAAAGATGATTTGGTAGCAGGTCTTCTTACCTGGGGAGAGTACACTAGAGTAAAAGAGGGCTCACTACTGAATAAGCTGGAGATTCTGGGCTTTCCTTTATCTTACCATGTTGGAGTTTTTGGATTCAGTGGACTTGCTGCCTATGGTGGATTTTTCGATGTGTGCAAGCCGAAACCAGGGGAGAAAGTTTTTGTGTCTGCTGCTTCTGGTTCAATAGGAAATTTAGTAGGACAGTATGCTAAATTACTTGGATGTTATGTTGTTGGCTCTGCTGGTAGCCAAGAAAAGGTAAAGTTGCTCAAAGAGACACTAGGTTTTGACGATGCATTCAATTATAAACAAGAAACTGACCTTAAGTCGGCTCTCAAAAGGTGTTTCCCTCAAGGGATTGATGTCTACTTCGACAACGTGGGAGGCAAGATGCTAGAAGCAGCAGTGGCAAACATGAACTCATTTGGCAGAGTAGCCGTATGTGGGGTTATTTCTGAGTACACGAATGTCAGTACACGAGCTGCACCCGAGATGTTGGATATAGTCTACAAGAGGATTACCATCCAAGGTTTCCTAGCAGCTGATCTTATGAAAGTGTATGCAGATTTCCTGTCGAAAACTGTCGAGTACTTACAAGCTGGAAAACTTAAGGCCATTGAGGATGTTTCACAAGGTGTTGAAAGCATTCCCTCTGCTTTTATTGGACTATTCCGTGGTGATAATATAGGCAAAAAGATTGTCAAAGTTGCAGATGAGTAA
- the LOC107781123 gene encoding NADP-dependent alkenal double bond reductase P2 has protein sequence MEIKNKYVAIKSNINGAPEESDFEIKVENVSLIVEPESKEVIVKNLFLSIDPYQINRMKSQSSSQAAISFAAAIVPGDAIDTYGVGRVLVSHRPDFKKDDLVAGLLTWGEYTRVKEGSLLNKLEILGFPLSYHVGVFGFSGLAAYGGFFDVCKPKPGEKVFVSAASGSIGNLVGQYAKLLGCYVVGSAGSQEKVKFLKETLGFDDAFNYKQETDLKSALKRCFPQGIDVYFDNVGGKMLEAAVANMNSFGRVAVCGVISEYTNASTRAAPEMLDIVYKRITIQGFLAADLMKVYADFLSKTVEYLQAGKLKAIEDVSQGVESIPSAFIGLFRGDNIGKKIVKVADE, from the coding sequence ATggaaataaagaacaagtatgtAGCAATAAAATCCAACATAAATGGTGCACCAGAAGAATCTGACTTTGAGATAAAAGTCGAAAACGTCTCCCTTATAGTAGAGCCTGAGTCTAAGGAGGTTATTGTCAAGAATCTGTTTTTATCAATTGATCCATATCAAATAAACCGGATGAAGAGCCAAAGTTCATCACAAGCAGCTATAAGTTTTGCAGCTGCCATTGTTCCCGGGGATGCCATTGACACTTATGGTGTGGGAAGAGTGTTAGTTTCTCATCGGCCCGACTTCAAGAAAGATGATTTGGTAGCAGGTCTTCTTACCTGGGGAGAGTACACTAGAGTAAAAGAGGGTTCACTGCTGAATAAGCTGGAGATTCTGGGCTTTCCTTTATCTTACCATGTTGGAGTTTTTGGATTCAGTGGACTTGCTGCCTATGGTGGATTTTTCGATGTGTGCAAGCCGAAACCAGGGGAGAAAGTATTTGTGTCTGCTGCTTCTGGTTCAATAGGAAATTTAGTAGGACAGTATGCTAAATTACTTGGATGTTATGTTGTTGGCTCTGCTGGTAGCCAAGAAAAGGTAAAGTTTCTCAAAGAGACACTAGGTTTCGACGATGCATTCAATTATAAACAAGAAACTGACCTTAAGTCGGCTCTCAAAAGGTGTTTCCCTCAAGGGATTGATGTCTACTTCGACAACGTGGGAGGCAAGATGCTAGAAGCAGCAGTGGCAAACATGAACTCATTTGGCAGAGTAGCCGTATGTGGGGTTATTTCTGAGTACACGAATGCCAGTACACGAGCTGCACCCGAGATGTTGGATATAGTCTACAAGAGGATTACCATCCAAGGTTTCCTAGCAGCTGATCTTATGAAAGTGTATGCAGATTTCCTGTCGAAAACTGTTGAGTACTTACAAGCTGGAAAACTTAAGGCCATTGAGGATGTTTCACAAGGTGTTGAAAGCATTCCCTCTGCTTTTATTGGACTATTCCGTGGTGATAATATAGGCAAAAAGATTGTCAAAGTTGCAGATGAGTAA